A portion of the Musa acuminata AAA Group cultivar baxijiao chromosome BXJ1-1, Cavendish_Baxijiao_AAA, whole genome shotgun sequence genome contains these proteins:
- the LOC135672294 gene encoding putative wall-associated receptor kinase-like 16 produces the protein MGVLLGYRLFQLLMLPLVGAAASAAAAPKGCRTRCGEVDVPYPFGIDPNCSREGFSLNCSRTAEDHEKLFVLNVEIVNISLPLGHARMLGEISWQCYSARTNSTDNRTWSLDFADKPYRFSDDLNKFTVIGCDTLAYIRGLKGNGSYRSGCVSSCQNEVSLDNRSSCSGIGCCQTSIPKDLTYYEVEFYSNFDSTSTWNFSYCSYAVLLEANQFEFQASYITMTNFWSNRNSTVPLVVDWAIGNETCEVAQRDITSYACISEHSECLNSSNGPGYLCNCSSGYHGNPYVAHGCQDIDECSDKYRYPCHGICQNLPGNYSCFCPRGTYGDAFTGTCTHTQHQKLPSSTKVAIGTGSGLIFLLISGMCIYVILQRRKLIKIKERYFREHGGWILLEEIKAKERSFREQGLAFKIFAKEELEKATEKYDQNRVLGRGGHGIVYKGDLEDSRVVAIKKPKIIDESQKNEFGKELLILSQINHKNIVKLLGCCLEVEVPMLVYEFVSNGTLFQLIHDNNRASPFSLATRLRIAHESAEALAYMHSSASPPIIHGDVKSSNILLDETYTAKVSDFGASKLVPKDEDQFATLVQGTCGYLDPEYLQTCQLTEKSDVYSFGVVLLELMTRKKPIYFEASEEDRSLASCFILATKENRLMEILDDQVRNEGDTELIREMSELAKQCLKFTGEERPTMKQVAEELDRLRKFKQHPWVPQNLEEIESLLSQPSVDHETYYHGIETTTSYNPEKRLGLDIEYGR, from the exons ATGGGTGTGCTGTTAGGGTATCGCTTGTTCCAGCTGTTGATGCTGCCGCTAGTGGGTGCAGCGGCATCTGCAGCAGCTGCACCGAAAGGCTGCCGAACGAGATGCGGCGAGGTTGACGTCCCCTACCCTTTTGGCATCGATCCTAACTGTTCGAGGGAAGGCTTCTCACTAAATTGCAGCAGAACGGCTGAAGACCACGAGAAACTTTTTGTGTTAAATGTCGAGATCGTCAATATCTCATTGCCACTAGGCCATGCACGCATGCTCGGTGAAATATCGTGGCAGTGTTACAGCGCTCGCACCAATTCTACCGACAACAGAACCTGGTCTCTGGATTTCGCCGACAAACCATACAGATTCTCCGACGACCTCAACAAGTTCACTGTGATCGGCTGCGACACCCTCGCCTACATCAGGGGTTTGAAAGGGAACGGCAGCTACCGGAGCGGTTGCGTGTCTTCGTGTCAAAACGAGGTGAGTTTGGACAACAGGTCATCATGCTCCGGCATCGGCTGCTGCCAAACCTCCATTCCCAAGGACCTCACATACTATGAGGTCGAGTTTTATTCAAATTTCGACAGCACGAGCACCTGGAACTTCAGTTACTGCAGCTATGCCGTATTGTTGGAGGCGaatcagtttgaattccaagCATCTTACATCACAATGACAAATTTCTGGTCCAACAGAAACAGCACGGTACCTTTGGTGGTGGATTGGGCGATCGGAAACGAGACATGCGAGGTTGCACAGCGCGACATAACCTCCTACGCCTGCATCAGCGAGCACAGCGAGTGTTTGAACTCTTCCAATGGTCCTGGGTATCTTTGTAACTGTTCGAGTGGCTACCATGGCAATCCTTATGTCGCTCATGGCTGCCAAG ACATCGACGAATGTTCTGATAAATATCGATATCCTTGCCATGGCATCTGCCAGAACCTGCCCGGTAACTACAGTTGTTTCTGCCCGCGAGGTACATATGGTGATGCTTTCACTGGAACATGCACCCACACCCAACACCAGAAACTCCCATCATCAACGAAGGTGGCTATAG GTACTGGCAGTGGCTTGATCTTCCTACTAATATCCGGCATGTGTATCTATGTGATTCTTCAAAGAAGAAAATTAATCAAGATTAAGGAAAGATATTTTAGAGAACATGGAGGTTGGATATTATTGGAAGAGATCAAGGCTAAAGAAAGAAGCTTTAGAGAACAAGGCCTTGCATTTAAGATATTTGCCAAAGAAGAATTAGAAAAAGCTACAGAGAAGTATGATCAGAACCGAGTCCTTGGCAGAGGAGGGCATGGTATCGTTTACAAAGGAGACTTGGAGGACAGTCGTGTCGTTGCCATCAAGAAACCCAAGATCATTGATGAAAGCCAAAAGAATGAATTTGGAAAAGAGCTGCTTATTCTGTCGCAGATCAACCACAAGAACATAGTCAAGCTCTTGGGTTGTTGCTTGGAAGTGGAGGTTCCGATGCTGGTTTATGAGTTTGTCTCGAACGGGACCTTGTTCCAGCTGATTCACGACAACAACAGGGCATCTCCCTTTTCCTTGGCCACTCGCTTGAGGATCGCTCATGAGTCTGCCGAAGCTCTGGCCTACATGCATTCATCAGCTTCGCCTCCCATCATTCATGGTGACGTGAAGTCTTCCAACATCCTTTTAGATGAAACCTATACAGCAAAAGTTTCTGACTTTGGAGCTTCGAAGCTGGTTCCAAAAGACGAGGATCAGTTTGCTACCTTGGTGCAAGGGACTTGTGGTTACTTGGATCCAGAGTACCTCCAAACCTGCCAGTTGACAGAGAAAAGTGATGTTTATAGCTTCGGCGTGGTGCTTCTGGAGCTGATGACCCGCAAGAAGCCAATTTATTTTGAAGCATCTGAAGAAGACAGGAGCCTCGCATCATGTTTTATTCTGGCGACGAAGGAGAATCGACTTATGGAGATCTTGGATGATCAGGTGAGAAACGAAGGGGATACGGAACTGATTCGAGAAATGAGCGAGCTCGCAAAGCAATGCTTGAAGTTCACGGGAGAAGAAAGGCCTACGATGAAGCAAGTGGCGGAAGAGCTCGACAGGTTGAGAAAATTCAAGCAGCACCCGTGGGTACCGCAGAATCTTGAGGAGATTGAGAGCTTGCTCAGTCAACCATCGGTTGACCATGAGACATATTATCATGGAATCGAAACCACTACTAGCTATAATCCAGAGAAAAGATTGGGATTGGACATCGAATATGGAAGATGA
- the LOC135672304 gene encoding putative wall-associated receptor kinase-like 16: MGVLLGYRLFQLLMLPLVGAAASAAAAPKGCRTRCGEVDVPYPFGIDPNCSREGFSLNCSRTAEDHEKLFVLNVEIVNISLPLGHARMLGEISWQCYSARTNSTDNRTWSLDFADKPYRFSDDLNKFTVIGCDTLAYIRGLKGNGSYRSGCVSSCQNEVSLDNRSSCSGIGCCQTSIPKDLTYYEVEFYSNFDSTSTWNFSYCSYAVLLEANQFEFQASYITMTNFWSNRNSTVPLVVDWAIGNETCEVAQRDITSYACISEHSECLNSSNGPGYLCNCSSGYHGNPYVAHGCQDIDECSDKYRYPCHGICQNLPGNYSCFCPRGTYGDAFTGTCTHTQHQKLPSSTKVAIGTGSGLIFLLISGMCIYVILQRRKLIKIKERYFREHGGWILLEEIKAKERSFREQGLAFKIFAKEELEKATEKYDQNRVLGRGGHGIVYKGDLEDSRVVAIKKPKIIDESQKNEFGKELLILSQINHKNIVKLLGCCLEVEVPMLVYEFVSNGTLFQLIHDNNRASPFSLATRLRIAHESAEALAYMHSSASPPIIHGDVKSSNILLDETYTAKVSDFGASKLVPKDEDQFATLVQGTCGYLDPEYLQTCQLTEKSDVYSFGVVLLELMTRKKPIYFEASEEDRSLASCFILATKENRLMEILDDQVRNEGDTELIREMSELAKQCLKFTGEERPTMKQVAEELDRLRKFKQHPWVPQNLEEIESLLSQPSVDHETYYHGIETTTSYNPEKRLGLDIEYGR; encoded by the exons ATGGGTGTGCTGTTAGGGTATCGCTTGTTCCAGCTGTTGATGCTGCCGCTAGTGGGTGCAGCGGCATCTGCAGCAGCTGCACCGAAAGGCTGCCGAACGAGATGCGGCGAGGTTGACGTCCCCTACCCTTTTGGCATCGATCCTAACTGTTCGAGGGAAGGCTTCTCACTAAATTGCAGCAGAACGGCTGAAGACCACGAGAAACTTTTTGTGTTAAATGTCGAGATCGTCAATATCTCATTGCCACTAGGCCATGCACGCATGCTCGGTGAAATATCGTGGCAGTGTTACAGCGCTCGCACCAATTCTACCGACAACAGAACCTGGTCTCTGGATTTCGCCGACAAACCATACAGATTCTCCGACGACCTCAACAAGTTCACTGTGATCGGCTGCGACACCCTCGCCTACATCAGGGGTTTGAAAGGGAACGGCAGCTACCGGAGCGGTTGCGTGTCTTCGTGTCAAAACGAGGTGAGTTTGGACAACAGGTCATCATGCTCCGGCATCGGCTGCTGCCAAACCTCCATTCCCAAGGACCTCACATACTATGAGGTCGAGTTTTATTCAAATTTCGACAGCACGAGCACCTGGAACTTCAGTTACTGCAGCTATGCCGTATTGTTGGAGGCGaatcagtttgaattccaagCATCTTACATCACAATGACAAATTTCTGGTCCAACAGAAACAGCACGGTACCTTTGGTGGTGGATTGGGCGATCGGAAACGAGACATGCGAGGTTGCACAGCGCGACATAACCTCCTACGCCTGCATCAGCGAGCACAGCGAGTGTTTGAACTCTTCCAATGGTCCTGGGTATCTTTGTAACTGTTCGAGTGGCTACCATGGCAATCCTTATGTCGCTCATGGCTGCCAAG ACATCGACGAATGTTCTGATAAATATCGATATCCTTGCCATGGCATCTGCCAGAACCTGCCCGGTAACTACAGTTGTTTCTGCCCGCGAGGTACATATGGTGATGCTTTCACTGGAACATGCACCCACACCCAACACCAGAAACTCCCATCATCAACGAAGGTGGCTATAG GTACTGGCAGTGGCTTGATCTTCCTACTAATATCCGGCATGTGTATCTATGTGATTCTTCAAAGAAGAAAATTAATCAAGATTAAGGAAAGATATTTTAGAGAACATGGAGGTTGGATATTATTGGAAGAGATCAAGGCTAAAGAAAGAAGCTTTAGAGAACAAGGCCTTGCATTTAAGATATTTGCCAAAGAAGAATTAGAAAAAGCTACAGAGAAGTATGATCAGAACCGAGTCCTTGGCAGAGGAGGGCATGGTATCGTTTACAAAGGAGACTTGGAGGACAGTCGTGTCGTTGCCATCAAGAAACCCAAGATCATTGATGAAAGCCAAAAGAATGAATTTGGAAAAGAGCTGCTTATTCTGTCGCAGATCAACCACAAGAACATAGTCAAGCTCTTGGGTTGTTGCTTGGAAGTGGAGGTTCCGATGCTGGTTTATGAGTTTGTCTCGAACGGGACCTTGTTCCAGCTGATTCACGACAACAACAGGGCATCTCCCTTTTCCTTGGCCACTCGCTTGAGGATCGCTCATGAGTCTGCCGAAGCTCTGGCCTACATGCATTCATCAGCTTCGCCTCCCATCATTCATGGTGACGTGAAGTCTTCCAACATCCTTTTAGATGAAACCTATACAGCAAAAGTTTCTGACTTTGGAGCTTCGAAGCTGGTTCCAAAAGACGAGGATCAGTTTGCTACCTTGGTGCAAGGGACTTGTGGTTACTTGGACCCAGAGTACCTCCAAACCTGCCAGTTGACAGAGAAAAGTGATGTTTATAGCTTCGGCGTGGTGCTTCTGGAGCTGATGACCCGCAAGAAGCCAATTTATTTTGAAGCATCTGAAGAAGACAGGAGCCTCGCATCATGTTTTATTCTGGCGACGAAGGAGAATCGACTTATGGAGATCTTGGATGATCAGGTGAGAAACGAAGGGGATACGGAACTGATTCGAGAAATGAGCGAGCTCGCAAAGCAATGCTTGAAGTTCACGGGAGAAGAAAGGCCTACGATGAAGCAAGTGGCGGAAGAGCTCGACAGGTTGAGAAAATTCAAGCAGCACCCGTGGGTACCGCAGAATCTTGAGGAGATTGAGAGCTTGCTCAGTCAACCATCGGTTGACCATGAGACATATTATCATGGAATCGAAACCACTACTAGCTATAATCCAGAGAAAAGATTGGGATTGGACATCGAATATGGAAGATGA